From Bradyrhizobium sp. 4:
AGTGGGAGCGGCATCGCGCGACGCTCGATGCCCACCTTCCGTTTCGCGACCTGGTCTACCGAAGCAAGGATCGCAACGGATCTCCGATCTACGTGCGCACCAGCGGCAAGCCCTTGCACGACGCGAACGGCAACTTTCTCGGCTATCGTGGGGTCAGCAGCGACGTGACGGCGGCCATCCGCGCCGAGCAGGCCGAGGAAGCACTGCGCAAGGCGCAAGCCGAGCTTGCTCACGTTACGCGCGTCACGATGCTCGGCGAACTCACGGCCTCGATCGCCCACGAGATCAATCAGCCCTTGGCCGCCGTGATCTCCAATGCGGATGCCTGCATCGGATGGCTCGACCGCGAACCGGCCGACCTGAATGCCGCGCGCCGTTCCGTGGAATGGATCGTCGAGGACGCCAATCGCGCCAGCGAGGTGATCCGCCGGATCAGAGCGCTTGCGAAAAAGACCGAGATCGAGATGGCTCCGGTCGACATGAACCAGCTCGTCAGGGAGACCGTGGCGCTCGTCCGGCGCGAGCTTGCCAACCATGCCGTGTCGGTGCGAATGGAGCTGGCGTCCGCTCTGCCCAGAGTCTGCGGCGACCGGATCCAGCTCCAGCAGGTGCTGATCAACCTGGTCATAAACGGGATTGAAGCTATGCACGCCAATGTGGAACGCCCGCGCGAGCTTGCGATCCGCTCCAGCCAGGTGAGCGAGCACGGCGAAAGTCGCATGCTCCTGACCGTGACAGATCGCGGGGTCGGGCTTGGCAACAGCGCGACGGAGCGCATCTTCACACCTTTCTTCACGACAAAGCCGAGCGGCCTGGGGATGGGACTGTCGATCTGCCGATCGATCATCGAGGCTCATGCGGGCCGGCTCTCGGCCCTCCCCAATGACGGAAGCGGAGCAACATTCCAGATTGCCCTGCCCTTGGCGATCGAGGACACGTCGTGACCGACATTCCCAAGGCGGCGACGGTGCAGACGAGTTCCGACGATCCGATCGTCTTGATCGTCGACGACGATCCATCGATGCGCCGTGCGCTCACCAACCTCTTTCAATCCGTCGGTCTCAAGGTCGAGGCTTTCGGCTCCGCGGCGGAGATCATGGAAGCCAAGCCACCGGCGGTCCCCAGCTGCCTTGTGCTCGACATCCGCCTGCCGGGCTCAAGCGGCTTTGACCTGCAGTCGGACCTAGCGAAGGCGAACATTCACACGCCCATTATCTTCATCACCGGTCATGGTGATATTCCGATGACCGTCAGGGCCATGAAGAGCGGCGCGATCGATTTTCTGACCAAGCCGGTGCGCGACCAGGACATGCTGGATGCGGTCCGGGCCGCGATCGAACGGGATCGCAAGCGACGCAATGCAGAGGAGTCGGTCGCGGGAGTGCGGTCCCGCTTCGAGGGTTTGAGCGCGCGCCAGCGCGACATCCTCACTCTGGTGGCATCCGGCCTGATGAACAAGCAGGTCGCTGCCGAGCTTGGATTGGCCGAGATTACCGTCAAGATCTATCGTGGGCAGATCATGCGGAAAATGGGCGCCAAGTCGTTGGCCGATCTCGTCAGAATGGTGGAGGCGCTCGGAATCTCACGCCCGGGCGGAAAGATGCAAACCTAAGTATGCTTTTCAAGCTCGCTCCAAGGGCTCACTTTCGCCAAGTGCGGCACCGTGATCGGCGGCTCCCCGATCAGGAGCGATCATCTTGTCAATCCCGTTGGCCATTTCCGTCATTGACGATGATCGATCAGTCCGCCTTGCGACCAATAATCTGCTGACGTCGCGGGGATACACGGTCAACATCTTTCGCTCCGCTGACGAATTTCTTCAATCGGCCGAACTGAAGACGACGTCCTGCGTGATCGCGGATGTGCAGATGTCGTTGATGGGCGGCCTTGAGCTCTTGACGCACATGCGCAGCCTTGGTCACCACACGCCCTTCATCTTCATGACGGCTTTTCCCGACGATGCCGTGCGCGACCGCGCGCTGAAAGCGGGCGCTATCTGCTTTCTCGCGAAGCCGTTCTCCACGCCCGCTCTGCTTGAATGTCTGCGGATGGCCCTGTCCGGCTCCGATCAAACCGAGACATGATACGCCGGCGCCGAGCCCTGCGACACGGCGCTCAATCCACCTTGATGTTCGCCGCCTTGATCATCGGCCACCACTTCGCGATCTCAGCCTTCTGGCGGGTGCCGAGGGCCTCGGGCGTGAGCTGATTCTGGGGTGTCATCTCAAGCCCCTGGCTTTCGAGCTGCTTCTTCACGCCGGGATCGTTGAGCGCTTCCACAGCTGCGGCGTTGAGCTTGGCAACGATCTGCTTCGGCGTACCCTTGGGCACCCACATCCCGGACCACAGCGTCATGTTGAAACCCTTCAGGCCCGCCTCCTCCGCCGTCGGGATGTCGGGCGCCGAGGACAGGCGCTTGTCGTCGGTGATGGCGTAGGCGCGAATGGTGCCGGCGCGGACCTGGTTGATGGAGTTCGAGGTCTGGTCGACGATGACGTCGATCTGGCCGGCGATCAGATCGTTCAGGGCGGGCGCGGTGCCGCGATACGGCACGTATTGCAGCTTGATGCCGGAGACGCTCTCGAAATAGACGCCGGCGATGTGGCTGCCCGAGCCCGCGCCCGCGGTGCCGGCGGTCGGCGGCGACGGCCGCGACTTCAGCCAGTCCAGCAGCTCCTTCAGCGAGGTTGCGGGCACCGCGTTCTTGCTGACGACGATCATCGGATTGCTCGGCAGCAGCACCACCGGCTCCAGGTCCGCGACCAAGTCGTAGTTGAGCTTGTAGACGGCGCCGTTGGCAACGTGGGTGCCGAGATGGCCGAATGAGATCGTGTAGCCGTCGGGGGCCGAATGCACGGCACGGCCGACGCCGATCGAGCCGCCCGCGCCAGTGACGTTCTCGATCACCAGCGGTTGCCCAAGCGATGTCCGCATCCGCTCGGCGAGCACACGCGCCATCGCATCCGACGGCCCGCCCGCCGCGAAGGGGACGATGATGGTGATGGGACGTGAAGGATAGTCGTCGGCGCGCGCGGCGCCTGCAACAGCGAGAATAGCAATCAGCGCAGCCCAGGCGGCCTTCATTGTCTTCTCCCAACGATGTCATTGTTGTTTTTGTCTCTTCCCGCGTACGGGAAGAGGGATCGTTCGTGAAGAGACGAAATGCCGCGCTAGAACTGCGAATAGTCGATCGGCTTGTGGCGATCGAGCGTGCGGTTGACCGGCGGCAGCGGGTATTTCAGGCCGGTGGCGCAATTGAACAGCATCACGCGGTCACCCTTCGAGACGCGTCCGTCGGCGAGGCTGTCCTTGTAGGCGGCGTAGGTCGCAGCGCCTTCGGGGCACAGCAGCAGCCCCTCCTCGCGCGCGACCTCGTTCAGCGCCGACGAGATCTTGTCGTCGTCGACGGCGATGGCAAAACCCTTGCTCTCGCGCACCGCGCGCAGGATCAGGAAGTCGCCGATCGCCTGCGGCACGCGAATGCCCGAAGCGATGGTGTGAGCGTCCTCCCACCGCGTGGCATGCTCGGTGCCGGCTTCGTACGCACGCACCATGGGCGCGCAGCCGGAGGCCTGCACCGCAACCATGCGCGGGCGCTTCGAGCCAATGAAGCCGATCTTCTCCAGCTCGTCGAAGGCCTTCCACATGCCGATCAGGCCGGTGCCGCCGCCGGTGGGATAGAAGATCACGTCGGGCACGTCCCAGCCGAGCTGCTCGGCCAGTTCGAGCCCCATCGTCTTCTTGCCTTCGATCCGGTACGGCTCCTTCAAGGTCGAGGTGTCGAACCAGCCGACTTTCGCCTTGCCCTCGCCGACGATCTTGCCGCAATCGTCGATATAGCCGTTGACGCGGTAGACGGTCGCGCCCTGAAGCTCGATCTCGCTGACGTTCACCTCGGGCGTATCGGCCGGACAGAAGATCGTGGTCTTGATGCCGCAGGAGGTGGCATATGCCGCGAGCGCCGCGCCGGCATTGCCGTTGGTGGGCATCGCCATGTGCTTGATGCCGAGCGCCTTGCCCATCGACACCGCCATGACGAGGCCGCGCGCCTTGAACGAGCCGGTCGGCAAGCGCCCCTCGTCCTTGACGATGATCTCGCCGCCGCCGAGCTTTGCGCCGAGCTTGGGCAGCCGGATCAGCGGCGTCGTGACCTCGCCGAGCGAGACGATGTCCTTGCATTTTCGCACCGGCAAGAGCTCGCGATAGCGCCACATGTCGGCGGGGCGCTGGCTAAGCGCATCCTTGGTCAGCGCTTTCTTCACGCCGGCAAGGTCGTAGCGCACCAGCAAAGGCTTGCCGGCCTTGGAGAGGTTATGGACCTCGTCGGCGGCGTAATGGTCGCCCTCCATCGCGCATTCGAGATGGGTGACGAAGGTCGGGCGTTCGATGGTGAGGTTGTCGTTGTCGTGCATGGGGTGGTTTCCTTCTTGTTTTGCAAACAGATCCCTCCGCTCGTCAATTGCGAGCGCAGCGAAGCAATCCAGAATCTTTCCGCGGAGGCAGTCTGGATGGCTTAGCTTCGCTCGCAATGACGGTGGCGGGCGGCGATGCGCGCTCGTCAAATATTCAGCACCCGTCCATACGCATCCAGCACGGCTTCCTTCATCATCTCCGACAGCGTCGGATGCGGGAATACCGTGTGCATCAGCTCCTCTTCCGTCGTCTCCAGGTTCATGGCGACGACGTAGCCCTGGATCAACTCGGTGACCTCTGCGCCGATCATGTGGGCGCCGAGCAGCTGGCCTGTCTTTTTGTCGAAGATCACCTTGACCAACCCCTGGTCCTCGCCGAGGGCGATGGCCTTGCCGTTGCCGACGAAGGGGAAGCGGCCGACGCGGATCTCACGGCCGTTCTCCTTGGCCTTGGCTTCGGTGAGGCCGACGGAGGCGACCTGCGGATTGCAATAGGTGCAGCCCGGGATCAGGTTCTTGTCCATGGCGTGCGGATGCAGGCCCTTGATCGCCTCGACGCAGATCACGCCTTCGTGCTCGGCCTTGTGAGCCAACATCGGCGGGCCGGCGACGTCGCCGATGGCGTAGATGCCGGGGATGTTGGTCTTGCCGTAGCCGTCGATCACGATGACGCCGCGATCGGTTTTGACGCCGAGCTTTTCGAGACCGAGATTCTCGATGTTGCCGACGACGCCGACGGCCGAGATCACGCGCTCGAACTCGGTCGTCACAGGCTTGCCCTTGCCGTCGTCAATGGTAGCAACGACGCTATCGGCCTTCTTCTCGAGCTTGGTCACCTTGGTCGAGGACAGGATCTTGATGCCCTGCTTCTCAAAACGCTTGCGGGCCAGGCCCGCAATCTCGGCGTCCTCAACCGGCAGGATCTGCGGCAGCACTTCGACCACGGTAACGTCAGAACCCATGGTGTGGAAGAAAGACGCGAACTCGATGCCGATCGCGCCGGAGCCGACCACCAGCAGCGATTTCGGCATCCGCTCCGGCACCATCGCTTCGAAATAAGTCCAGATCAGCTTCTTGTCAGGCTCGAGGCCCGGCAGCACGCGCGGCCGCGCGCCGGTCGCGACGATGATGTGTTTGGCCTGATATGTCCCCTCGCCCAGCGTGCCCTTTGGCCCCTCGACGTCGGACTTCTTCACGGTGACTTTGCCGGGCGCATCGATCGAGGCCGCGCCCCAGATCACGCTGACCTTGTTCTTCTTCATCAGGAAGCCGACGCCGTCGTTCAGCCGCTTCGAGACGCCGCGCGAGCGCTGCACCACCGCCTTCGGGTCGAACGAGACGTTGTCCGCCGACAGGCCGTAATCCTTGGCGTGCTGCATGTAGTGGTAGATCTCGGCCGAGCGCAGCAGCGCCTTGGTCGGGATGCAGCCCCAGTTCAGGCAGATGCCGCCGAGATAGGATTTCTCGACGATCGCGACCTTGAAGCCGAGCTGGGCGGCGCGGATCGCGGTGACATAGCCGCCCGGACCGGAGCCGATGATGATGATGTCGAAGGATGTGTCGGCCATGGCGGCTCCCCATTCAACTCAAGAGGCGTCGCGGACGCGGCGCCTGGAAATGATAACCCGGACCAGCCATTCGAGCAGGATCGCGCCGGCCATGATAGCCAGTGCGATCAGAACGACGGCCTGGCCGATGCTCCGTGCCAGCTGCTCGCCGGCAAAGAACGCGGAATGCAGAATATCGAGCCCGACAGGATTGAGTGCAACCACAGCCGAGAGCAACAAGGAGATCCAGGGCCAGCGCGTTCGCATTCACCCCGCGCCTCCCTGGGCTACACCATCATCATGACGGGATTTTCCATCAGCTGCTTGAAGGCGCCGATCAGCTCCGCGCCGAGCGCGCCGTCGATGGCACGGTGATCGCAGGACAGGGTCACGCTCATCATGTTCGCGATCTCGATCTTGCCGCCGCGGACGACTGGCCGCTCCTCGCTGGTGCCGACTGCGAGGATCGTCGCGTGCGGCGGATTGATCACGGCGGTGAAGTGGCTGATGCCGAACATGCCGAGGTTGGAAACGGCCGTGGTGCCGCCCTGGTATTCTTCCGGCTTCAGCTTGCGCGAGCGGGCGCGTGTCGCAAAATCCTTCATCTCGTTGGAGATGGTCGACAGCGTCTTGGTCTCAGCCTTGCGGATGATCGGCGTGATCAGGCCGCCGGGCATCGCCACCGCAACGCCGACGTCGGAATGGTGGTGCTTGACCATGCCGCTTTCGGTCCAGCTCACATTGCAATTCGGGATCTTCTGCAGCGCCACCGCCATCGCCTTGATGACGAAGTCGTTGACCGAGATCTTGTAGAGCGGCTTCTTCTCCTTGTCCTTGGGAGCAGCCGCATTGATCTCCTCGCGCGCGGCGAGCAGCTTGCCGATGTCGCAGTCGATGGTGAGGTAGAAGTGCGGAACGTTCTGGATCGACGCGGTCAGACGCTGCGCAATCGTGCGCCGCATGCCGTCATGCGGGACGACCTCGTAGGAGCCCGGCTCGAACAGCGACAGGATCTGCTTGTCCGACATGGTCGGCGCGGTCGAGGGCGCGCCTGACGGCGTCGCCGCGGGAGCCTTGAGGCCCTTGCCGGACTTGGCCTGCTCGACGTCGCGGGCCACCACGCGGCCATGCGGGCCGGTGCCAGTCACCATCGACACGTCGAGGCCGGATTCTTTGGCGAGACGGCGCGCCAGCGGCGAGGAGAACACGCGGTCGCCATGTCCGTTGCTCTGCACGGCCAGTGCTGCGGCCTGCGGTGCAGGTGCTGCGGCGGGCGCCGGGGCGGCCTTGGGCGCAGCAGCCGCAGGAGCCGCTGCGGCAGCGGGAGCTTCAGCAGCTTTCGGAGGTGCGGTGGAAGCACTGGGCTTGGCGGCACCTGCCGCCTTCACGTCCTCGCCCTCGCCGGCCAGCACCGCGATCACGTCATTGACCGGGACGTCCTGCGTGCCCTCGGGCACGAGGATCTTGGCGATCGTCCCCTCGTCGATGGCCTCGACCTCCATGGTCGCCTTGTCGGTCTCGATCTCGGCGATGACATCGCCGGATTTGACCTTGTCGCCTTCCTTCTTCAGCCACTTGGCGAGGTTGCCCTTCTCCATCGTCGGCGAAAGAGCGGGCATCAGGATGTTGATGGGCATGCTGACCTCAAGAAGAACTTTGCAAAATTCCGTCTCCGGACCGAAGACGGACAGACCAGGTTAGTTGCCGATGTCGCCCTGCCACAGCCGCTCATTGGCAGGAATAGAACGCCAATTTTTCATCATGGTGATGGAGCGGTCGTCGGCAAGGTCGATCCACGGGATGCCGAACTTGTCGAGAATGTCCTTGGAGCCCTCGAAGGTGACGGCCTCTCCGATCACCACGAGCTTGACCTTGAACAGCGCGAGCGCACCGGCACACATCGCGCATGGCGACAGCGTGGTGTACATGACGGTGTCGTGGAACGAAATCGCACCCGCCTCGCGCAGGCAACTCATCTCGCCGTGCAGGATCGGGTTGTTCTCCTGCACGCGATTGTTGTGGCCGCGGGCGATCACCTTGTTATCGCGGGTCAGCACGGCGCCGATCGGTAGGCCGCCTTGCGCGATTGAGGCTTGCGCCTCGCGGATCGCCTCCAGCATGAAATCGAAATGATAGGACTCGATCGCCACGGTCAGTGCCCCTTCCCGCGCGGCGTCGTGGTGCCGGTGTCGGTAGGACGCTCGATCTCGGCCTGGAACATTTCGATGATCCGGTTTAGCGCGTCCTCCTCGGTGTATTCGCTCTCGCGCGCATAGGCGCGCGCGGCGTGACGGGCGAGATCGACGAGCAGCAGGCCCCACATGTCGGGCTCGTCGAAGGCCCGCTGGAACGCCATCGACAGCCCGCCGTCCAGCACGAACACGCGCAGGATCTCGACCGCATCATCGCGGACGAGGACGTCGGGTGGCAATGGCTGCTCCTTCGGGCCCGCCATGGTCTACCTGTAGCAGACGGCTTTGGCGGCCTCGACCACTTCGGCAGCCGAAGGCAGCGCGAGCTTTTCCAGGTTCGCGGCATAGGGCATCGGCACGTCCTTGCCGGAGACGCGGGTTACAGGCGCATCCAGATAGTCGAAGGCATGCTCCATGATCCGCGCTGCGATCTCGGCGCCGACGCCGCTCTGGGCCCAGCCCTCTTCCACCGTGACGGCACGTCCCGTCTTCTTGACGGAGTTGATGATGGTCTCTGTGTCCATCGGACGCAGCGTGCGCAGGTCGATCACCTCGGCCTCGATGCCGTCCTTGGCGAGTTCGTCGGCGGCTTTCAGCGCGTAGCTCATGCCGTTCGACCACGAGATGATCGTGACATGGCTGCCGGAACGCACGATGCGCGCCTTGCCGATCGGAATCACGAAGTCATCGAGCTTCGGCACCTCGCCGGTGTGACCGTAGAGCATCTCGTTCTCGAGGAAGATCACCGGATTGGGATCGCGGATCGCAGCCTTGAGCAGGCCCTTGTAATCAGCGGCCGAGAACGGCGCGACGACCTTGAGGCCCGGGACGTTCGAATACCAGGACGAATAATCCTGGCTGTGCTGAGCGGCGACGCGGGAAGCAGCGCCGTTGGGCCCGCGGAACACGATCGAGCAGCCCATCTGGCCGCCGGACATGTAGAGCGTCTTGGCCGCGGAGTTGATGATCTGGTCGATCGCCTGCATGGCGAAGTTGAAGGTCATGAACTCGACGATCGGCTTCAAACCGGTCATGGCAGCGCCGACGCCGATGCCGGCAAAGCCGTGCTCGGTGATCGGCGTGTCGATGACGCGCTTGGCGCCGAATTCCTGAAGCAGCCCTTGCGTCACCTTGTAGGCGCCTTGGTACTCGGCGACCTCTTCGCCCATCACGAAGACGTCGGCGTCGCGGCGCATCTCTTCGGCCATGGCATCGCGCAGGGCTTCGCGGATGGTCTGCGTCACCATCTCGGTGCCGGCGGGCACTTCCGGGTCGGGTTCTGCGACGGCCTGCGGCGCCGGCGCAGCTTTGGGAGCTGGAGCCTCGGCCTTCGCGGCGGCAGGAGCTGCGGATTCGGCAGCCTTCTGCTGCTGGGCAGGCGCGGGCGCCTTGGCGAGATCGGCGGCACTCTCACCATCGGCGAGAATCGTTGCGATCGGCGTGTTCACGGCCACGTCGGCGGTGCCCTCGGGGATCAGGATCTTGCCGAGCGTACCTTCATCGGTCGCCTCGACCTCCATGGTCGCCTTGTCGGTCTCGATCTCGGCGATGACGTCGCCGGACTTGATCGTCTCACCCTCTTTTTTCAGCCATTTGGAGAGGTTGCCCTTCTCCATCGTGGGCGACAACGCGGGCATCAGCACTTGAATTGGCATATCGGCTCCAAAAGAAAGCTTGCGCGCGTTCAGCGGTAAATATCGGTCCAGAGCTCGGCGGCATCCGGCTCGGGATCATGCTGGGCGAAATCGGCGGACGCGTTGACGATGTCGCGCACCTCGGCGTCGATCGCCTTCAGATCCTGCTCGCTGACCTTGGCGGCCAACAGGCGGTTGCGCACCTGCTCGATCGGATCCTGGTCGTGGCGGACTTTTTCGACCTCCTCGCGCGTTCTATACTTTGCGGGATCGGACATCGAGTGGCCGCGGTAGCGGTAGGTCTGCATCTCCAGGATGAAGGGGCCCTTGCCGGCGCGGCACCAGGCCGCCGCCTCGTCGCCGGCGGCCTTGACGGCACGCACGTCCATGCCGTCGACCTGCTGGCCGGGAATGTTGAAGGAGGCGCCGCGCTTGGAGAAATCCTGCTGCGCCGAGGCGCGCGAGACCGAAGTGCCCATGGCGTAGCGGTTGTTCTCGATCACGTAGATCACCGGCAGCTTCCAGAGCTCCGCCATGTTGAAGCTCTCATAGACCTGGCCCTGGTTGGCCGCACCGTCGCCGAAATAGGTGACGCTGACATTGTCGTTGTCGCGATAGTGATTGGCGAAAGCGAGCCCGGTGCCGAGCGAGACCTGGGCGCCGACGATGCCGTGGCCGCCGTAAAAGTGCTTCTCCTTGCTGAACATGTGCATGGAGCCGCCCTTGCCCTTGGAATAGCCGCCGCGACGGCCGGTGAGCTCGGCCATGACGCCGTTGGCCTCCATGCCGGTGGCGAGCATATGACCGTGATCGCGATAGCCGGTGATGACCTGGTCGCCCGGCTTCAGGGCCATCTGCATCCCGACCACCACAGCCTCCTGGCCGATATAAAGGTGGCAGAAGCCACCAATCGCGCCCATGCCGTAGAGCTGGCCGGCCTTTTCCTCGAACCGCCGGATCAGGAGCATGTCGCGGAGCGCCTTGAGCTCCTGCTCTCTGGTGAATTCCGGGGGCGAACCGCCGTCGGTCTTGTCCTGTGCAGTGCTTGCGGCGGCTTTCTTGGGTGCGGCCATGGGAATTCCGGGTCAGAGAAAACTTCAGCCCTCTCTAACCCAAGTCAAATGCCCTTGGAAAGCACCGCGGCGGCATGGCACGACTTTCATTATGCCGCACTGCAACGTGATCGTAATATTGCAAAATCTTTGACGCGGATCGGGCAACAAATCGACACGGTCGCCGCACGCGCAGATTCGTGACCTCATCAAAAAGCGTCGAGCCGATAAAGTCCCGCCGTTTGGAGTGGGCGACGCCGAAGCGGCGCCGCCCACTTCCGTCCGATCAGAAGAAGCCCAGCTTCTTGGGGCTGTAGCTGACCAGCAGGTTCTTGGTCTGCTGGTAGTGATCGAGCATCATCTTGTGGGTCTCGCGCCCGACGCCCGACTGCTTATAGCCGCCGAAGGCCGCATGCGCGGGATAGGCATGGTAGCAGTTGGTCCAGACCCGGCCGGCCTGGATTGCCCGGCCGAAGCGATAGCAGCGGTTGGCGTCGCGGCTCCAGACGCCGGCCCCCAGGCCGTAGGGCGTGTCGTTGGCGATCTCGAGCGCCTCCTCGTCGTTCTTGAAGGTCGTGACAGAAACGACGGGGCCGAAGATCTCCTCCTGGAAGACGCGCATCTTGTTGTGGCCCTCGAACACGGTCGGCTGGACGTAGAAGCCGCCGGCGAGATCGCCGCCGAGTTCGGCGCGTCCGCCGCCGGCCAGCACCTTGGCCCCCTCCTGCTTGCCGATGTCGATGTAGGAGAGGATTTTTGCGAGTTGCTCGCCGGAAGCCTGCGCACCGATCATGGTGTCGGCCGCACGCGGATCGCCCTGCTTGATCGCGGCGACGCGCTTCAGCGCCCGCTCCATGAAGCGGTCATAGATGTCGGCGTGGACCAGCGCCCGGCTCGGACAGGTGCAGACCTCGCCCTGGTTCAGCGCGCACATGACGAAACCTTCGATCGCCTTGTCGAAGAAGTCGTCGTCTTCGGCGGTGACGTCGCTGAAGAAGATGTTGGGCGACTTGCCGCCGAGCTCGAGCGTGACGGGAATGAGGTTCTGGCTGGCATACTGCATGATCAGCCGGCCCGTCGTGGTCTCGCCGGTGAAGGCGATCTTGGCGATGCGCGGGCTGGACGCGAGCGGCTTGCCGGCTTCCAGACCAAAGCCGTTGACGATGTTGAGGACGCCGGGCGGCAGAATGTCGCCGATGATCTCGGCCCAGACCATGATCGAGGCCGGGGTCTGCTCGGCCGGCTTGAGCACGACGCAATTGCCGGCGGCGAGCGCGGGCGCGAGCTTCCAGCAGGCCATCAGCAGCGGGAAGTTCCAGGGGATGATCTGGCCGACCACGCCGAGCGGTTCGTGGAAATGGTAGGCAACGGTGTCGTGATCGATCTCGCCGATCGAGCCTTCCTGGGCACGGATGGCGCCGGCGAAATAGCGGAAGTGGTCGATGGCCAGCGGGATGTCCGCTGCGCGGGTCTCGCGGATCGGCTTGCCGTTGTCCCAGGTCTCGGCGATGGCGAGACGCTCGAGATTGTCTTCCATGCGGTCGGCGATCCGGTTCAGCATCGCGGCGCGCTCGGCGACGCTGGTGCGGCCCCAAGCGGCCTTCGCGGCATGCGCTGCGTCGAGCGCTGCCTCGACGTCCTGCGCGTCGGAGCGCGCGATCTTGCAGACGATCTGGCCTGTCACCGGCGAGGCGTTGTCGAAATACTTGCCGGAGATCGGCGCGACGAATTTGCCGCCGATGAAATTGTCGTAGCGTTCGGCGAAGGGAATTTTGGTGACGCTGAGGAATTCTACCTTGTTCATTGATCACTCCCGATGTTTGCTGTTTGCGCAATTCGTCGCATGGTCGCGACTTGCGCCGACGATGTCGCGGGAGGCGTCTTCTGTCAGCCCTGATAGGAGCGATGATGGAGCCGACCTGTCGCAGTTCTGCGACAGGTGACGAGGCTGCACGTCGTGCCGCCGCACGTAATGACGCCGCCGCACATACTGACCTCATCCTGAGGAGCGCGCTCTTGCGCGCGTCTCGAAGGATGGCTGGGGTGACAGCAGGGCATCTTGTGGTTCGAGACGACCGCTTTGCGGTCTCCTCACCATGAGAATCTACCAGCAGCTCAATGCGCGTTCAGCTCGAACCGCTTGAGCTTTCTGTGCAGCGTGGCACGGCTGACGCCGAGGGCCTTCGCGGCCGCCGAGACATTGCCGCCTGCGCGCAAGAGCGCCCGCTGCAACACTGCGCGCTGACCGCCGGCAAGATGGTCGCGCGCGGTGTCGCCGCCGAGGAGATCAGCGGCAGGCATCGGCTGCAACGCCCGGCCGGGCGCAATCCCGAGTCCCGCTCGGGCGGACCGGGTGGCGCCGATCACGAGATCGTCCGCATCGACCGCAACGAGGCCGCCGCACTGGCCGTCCGCAGCTTGCGTCAGCACGATGCGGGCATGGGCGAAGGCCCTGCGAAACAGATCGGCTTCGATACGCCTGGCTGCCTCACCGGCCGCGAGCGCGATCAGACTGGAAAACACGTCGGTGCGGTCGGCGCGGCAGGAGGAGACGTCGAGCACGCCCGCGAACGCAGCCTCATGGTCGTAGATCGGAACGGCGGTGCAGCTCAG
This genomic window contains:
- the lpdA gene encoding dihydrolipoyl dehydrogenase, which gives rise to MADTSFDIIIIGSGPGGYVTAIRAAQLGFKVAIVEKSYLGGICLNWGCIPTKALLRSAEIYHYMQHAKDYGLSADNVSFDPKAVVQRSRGVSKRLNDGVGFLMKKNKVSVIWGAASIDAPGKVTVKKSDVEGPKGTLGEGTYQAKHIIVATGARPRVLPGLEPDKKLIWTYFEAMVPERMPKSLLVVGSGAIGIEFASFFHTMGSDVTVVEVLPQILPVEDAEIAGLARKRFEKQGIKILSSTKVTKLEKKADSVVATIDDGKGKPVTTEFERVISAVGVVGNIENLGLEKLGVKTDRGVIVIDGYGKTNIPGIYAIGDVAGPPMLAHKAEHEGVICVEAIKGLHPHAMDKNLIPGCTYCNPQVASVGLTEAKAKENGREIRVGRFPFVGNGKAIALGEDQGLVKVIFDKKTGQLLGAHMIGAEVTELIQGYVVAMNLETTEEELMHTVFPHPTLSEMMKEAVLDAYGRVLNI
- a CDS encoding pyruvate dehydrogenase complex dihydrolipoamide acetyltransferase, with translation MPINILMPALSPTMEKGNLAKWLKKEGDKVKSGDVIAEIETDKATMEVEAIDEGTIAKILVPEGTQDVPVNDVIAVLAGEGEDVKAAGAAKPSASTAPPKAAEAPAAAAAPAAAAPKAAPAPAAAPAPQAAALAVQSNGHGDRVFSSPLARRLAKESGLDVSMVTGTGPHGRVVARDVEQAKSGKGLKAPAATPSGAPSTAPTMSDKQILSLFEPGSYEVVPHDGMRRTIAQRLTASIQNVPHFYLTIDCDIGKLLAAREEINAAAPKDKEKKPLYKISVNDFVIKAMAVALQKIPNCNVSWTESGMVKHHHSDVGVAVAMPGGLITPIIRKAETKTLSTISNEMKDFATRARSRKLKPEEYQGGTTAVSNLGMFGISHFTAVINPPHATILAVGTSEERPVVRGGKIEIANMMSVTLSCDHRAIDGALGAELIGAFKQLMENPVMMMV
- a CDS encoding response regulator transcription factor encodes the protein MTDIPKAATVQTSSDDPIVLIVDDDPSMRRALTNLFQSVGLKVEAFGSAAEIMEAKPPAVPSCLVLDIRLPGSSGFDLQSDLAKANIHTPIIFITGHGDIPMTVRAMKSGAIDFLTKPVRDQDMLDAVRAAIERDRKRRNAEESVAGVRSRFEGLSARQRDILTLVASGLMNKQVAAELGLAEITVKIYRGQIMRKMGAKSLADLVRMVEALGISRPGGKMQT
- a CDS encoding threonine synthase, translating into MHDNDNLTIERPTFVTHLECAMEGDHYAADEVHNLSKAGKPLLVRYDLAGVKKALTKDALSQRPADMWRYRELLPVRKCKDIVSLGEVTTPLIRLPKLGAKLGGGEIIVKDEGRLPTGSFKARGLVMAVSMGKALGIKHMAMPTNGNAGAALAAYATSCGIKTTIFCPADTPEVNVSEIELQGATVYRVNGYIDDCGKIVGEGKAKVGWFDTSTLKEPYRIEGKKTMGLELAEQLGWDVPDVIFYPTGGGTGLIGMWKAFDELEKIGFIGSKRPRMVAVQASGCAPMVRAYEAGTEHATRWEDAHTIASGIRVPQAIGDFLILRAVRESKGFAIAVDDDKISSALNEVAREEGLLLCPEGAATYAAYKDSLADGRVSKGDRVMLFNCATGLKYPLPPVNRTLDRHKPIDYSQF
- a CDS encoding nucleoside deaminase, whose translation is MAIESYHFDFMLEAIREAQASIAQGGLPIGAVLTRDNKVIARGHNNRVQENNPILHGEMSCLREAGAISFHDTVMYTTLSPCAMCAGALALFKVKLVVIGEAVTFEGSKDILDKFGIPWIDLADDRSITMMKNWRSIPANERLWQGDIGN
- a CDS encoding tripartite tricarboxylate transporter substrate binding protein BugD, producing the protein MKAAWAALIAILAVAGAARADDYPSRPITIIVPFAAGGPSDAMARVLAERMRTSLGQPLVIENVTGAGGSIGVGRAVHSAPDGYTISFGHLGTHVANGAVYKLNYDLVADLEPVVLLPSNPMIVVSKNAVPATSLKELLDWLKSRPSPPTAGTAGAGSGSHIAGVYFESVSGIKLQYVPYRGTAPALNDLIAGQIDVIVDQTSNSINQVRAGTIRAYAITDDKRLSSAPDIPTAEEAGLKGFNMTLWSGMWVPKGTPKQIVAKLNAAAVEALNDPGVKKQLESQGLEMTPQNQLTPEALGTRQKAEIAKWWPMIKAANIKVD
- a CDS encoding response regulator gives rise to the protein MSIPLAISVIDDDRSVRLATNNLLTSRGYTVNIFRSADEFLQSAELKTTSCVIADVQMSLMGGLELLTHMRSLGHHTPFIFMTAFPDDAVRDRALKAGAICFLAKPFSTPALLECLRMALSGSDQTET